Proteins encoded together in one Triticum dicoccoides isolate Atlit2015 ecotype Zavitan chromosome 7B, WEW_v2.0, whole genome shotgun sequence window:
- the LOC119335456 gene encoding RB1-inducible coiled-coil protein 1-like, whose product MDSGGNKSGAAAGGGDGACSGGHLCHLCGYKYASAHPSAKQRRAHRKNCGVGGGGGGGKSPPTAAAAAAASAEVEEEREGKKSVLGVDVGGEGNGAPASDSGGVLPGSAEDVGNAVDDDDTGVHSSPNSARVHVIINDVTSEGPPKANGTDVQTEVDLPLPESAPHFQDLYPSESHCSGDQHQDAPASHCQSEPEDGARFSPDFSADETSKSNAVSLASDAASGEFSAQTIATAGSPDGIAVTENDCMINTIEEDKTSEAKSVKGNEIDSSYQEKLQTKIVEGHSPATVEEDLYVNNLGVVPGEQNPSEDTESKDESGVIEPNPVEQVCAIKEPVDVLGNKEPSTDNNVHTDDTSSDDLSQLASGGCHLEAADVVETQQQIDSTSVVADQLTNSKQTCLEEGSSNPGADEVIQAVSSATESPVDSLVEEVISARSASDVTKKDTSEVTTEDDKQNNSSHTSDVISMPSQIDPIEPSLDPTQEISMSSKHDVDVNKQIENVSVDLTSRETNNVCSTDNIEETKQNEEISAEESTLKTSILQSASSVEEKEQIEEVIAGPASDNINVISSRDIIVQKEQSDVHVGTVHEINVVDIPAIVELEKHVEESTADLPAIVELEKHGEETTADPTARMTNITDKVEEKKQDEEITPDPAPHAINVIHEDNTQNEDMTEIPSSHESVLDDADIVKEKGEETMSEPTSHNTDAVSIVDAIEGKKEKEEVTPESTLDASLVHTIDNVKGKESEEPTSDLTSVDAGGNAGTILVADSSSHMNSTPQGTNDSKEEDRDEKAAVDHARTDAVEEKKQKEETAAETNTKDSANDHPNEEITDKEMTIDSDKSHVSLKSLLSEKGIEFEVKEKKVSTKDRMLSFRRRSSKDNPSPAKPGSEQQDWNSPARLPAEKSPKGKKQQWMPFICCHSMN is encoded by the exons ATGGACAGCGGCGGCAACAAGAGCGGCGCTGCTGCCG gggGAGGGGACGGCGCGTGCAGCGGCGGCCACCTGTGCCACCTGTGCGGGTACAAGTACGCGAGCGCGCACCCCAGCGCCAAGCAGCGGCGTGCGCACCGCAAGAACtgcggcgttggcggcggcggcggcggcggcaagtcgccgcccaccgccgccgccgccgccgccgccagtgcGGAGGTGGAGGAAGAGCGCGAAGGAAAGAAGTCGGTGCTAG GTGTGGATGTCGGAGGAGAGGGAAATGGGGCGCCTGCTTCGGATTCTGGCGGCGTTTTGCCCGGATCTGCGGAGGATGTTGGGAATGCAGTAGATGACGACGACACTGGAG TGCACTCTTCCCCTAATAGTGCCAGAGTTCACGTCATTATCAATGATGTCACTTCTGAAGGGCCTCCTAAAGCTAATGGAACTGACGTTCAAACTGAAGTTGATCTGCCGCTGCCTGAAAGCGCACCGCATTTTCAAGATTTGTATCCGTCTGAATCACATTGTAGTGGTGATCAGCATCAGGATGCCCCCGCTTCCCATTGTCAATCAGAGCCTGAAGATGGTGCAAGATTCAGTCCAGACTTCTCTGCAGATGAAACAAGCAAGTCAAATGCTGTGTCCCTGGCATCAGATGCTGCTTCAGGTGAATTTTCTGCACAAACAATTGCTACAGCTGGTAGCCCTGATGGTATTGCCGTTACTGAAAACGATTGTATGATCAACACCATTGAAGAAGACAAAACTAGTGAGGCCAAGTCGGTAAAAGGTAATGAGATTGATTCGTCCTATCAAGAGAAGCTGCAAACTAAAATTGTTGAGGGGCATAGTCCTGCTACAGTGGAGGAAGATCTATATGTCAACAACTTAGGTGTGGTTCCCGGAGAGCAAAACCCCAGTGAAGACACTGAATCCAAGGACGAAAGCGGGGTTATCGAACCTAACCCAGTTGAGCAAGTCTGTGCCATCAAGGAACCTGTTGATGTACTTGGGAATAAGGAGCCTTCTACTGATAATAATGTCCACACAGATGATACCAGTAGTGATGATTTATCTCAACTTGCTTCTGGTGGTTGTCATTTGGAGGCAGCAGATGTTGTCGAAACACAGCAGCAAATTGATTCTACTTCTGTGGTAGCAGATCAGCTGACAAATTCCAAACAGACATGCCTTGAAGAAGGGTCAAGCAATCCTGGTGCAG ATGAGGTTATCCAAGCTGTATCAAGTGCAACAGAGTCTCCTGTGGATAGTCTAGTTGAGGAGGTCATATCAGCTCGCAGTGCTTCTGATGTTACAAAGAAAGATACCTCCGAGGTGACAACAGAAGATGACAAACAGAATAATTCTAGCCATACAAGTGATGTCATTTCCATGCCATCTCAAATTGACCCAATAGAGCCTAGCTTAGACCCTACTCAGGAGATCAGTATGAGTAGCAAGCATGATGTTGACGTGAATAAACAAATTGAGAACGTAAGTGTGGACCTTACCTCCCGTGAGACTAACAATGTATGCAGTACGGATAACATTGAAGAGACTAAGCAGAATGAAGAAATTAGTGCAGAAGAGAGTACTCTGAAGACCAGCATATTACAGAGTGCAAGTAGTGTTGAGGAAAAAGAACAGATTGAAGAGGTGATAGCAGGTCCTGCTTCTGATAATATCAATGTGATAAGCAGCAGAGACATAATTGTGCAAAAGGAACAGAGTGATGTCCATGTGGGAACTGTTCATGAGATAAATGTGGTGGATATCCCAGCTATAGTTGAATTAGAGAAGCACGTGGAAGAAAGTACCGCAGACCTCCCAGCTATAGTTGAATTAGAGAAGCACGGTGAAGAAACTACCGCAGACCCTACTGCTCGGATGACGAACATTACagataaagttgaagaaaagaagcAAGATGAAGAAATTACGCCAGATCCTGCTCCTCATGCTATCAATGTGATACACGAAGACAATACGCAGAATGAAGACATGACAGAGATCCCTAGTTCTCACGAAAGTGTACTTGACGACGCAGATATTGTTAAAGAGAAGGGTGAAGAAACTATGTCAGAGCCAACCTCTCACAACACTGATGCGGTAAGCATCGTTGATGCCATTGAAGGAAAGAAGGAGAAAGAAGAGGTAACTCCAGAATCTACTCTTGATGctagcttggtccacaccattgacAATGTCAAAGGAAAGGAGAGTGAAGAGCCTACTTCGGACCTTACATCCGTCGATGCCGGAGGCAATGCAGGTACTATCCTTGTCGCAGACTCTAGTTCTCACATGAACAGCACGCCACAGGGCACAAATGATAGCAAAGAAGAGGACCGGGATGAAAAGGCTGCTGTGGACCATGCTCGGACCGATGCTGTTGAAGAAAAGAAGCAGAAGGAAGAGACTGCAGCAGAGACCAACACCAAGGATAGCGCAAATGACCATCCGAATGAAGAGATCACAGACAAGGAAATGACAATAGATTCAGATAAGAGCCATGTGTCCCTGAAGTCCCTTCTCTCCGAGAAAG